A region from the Vibrio rumoiensis genome encodes:
- a CDS encoding ammonium transporter yields the protein MIIKQVVTTTLKNADGYELVKFFFLLTFAAAIPAIVSGGIAERARFYPVLIGTFFIVGLVYPLFEGMIWNGNFGLQAWFETTFGTGFHDFAGSVVVHGVGGWIALVAVIFLGMRNGRIRAGKHTNFAPSNIPFLALGAWILCVGWFGFNVMSAQTINGISGLVAINSLMAMAGGILAAMVMGKNDPGFIHNGPLAGLVAVCAGSDLMHPIGALATGVVAAAIFVWLFTFMQNKTKIDDVLGVWPLHGVCGAWGGIAAGIFGQTALGGMGGVSLTVQVLGTLLGIAIAVLGSILVYDTIHKVSGLRLSQEDEYSGADLSIHKISATNED from the coding sequence TTGATAATTAAGCAAGTAGTGACAACTACCTTGAAAAACGCCGATGGCTACGAACTGGTTAAATTCTTTTTCTTATTGACCTTTGCAGCAGCAATTCCGGCCATTGTCTCTGGCGGTATCGCGGAGCGAGCTCGTTTCTACCCTGTGTTGATCGGTACATTCTTTATCGTTGGCTTAGTGTATCCATTATTTGAAGGCATGATATGGAATGGTAATTTTGGTCTACAAGCATGGTTTGAAACCACCTTTGGTACAGGGTTTCACGATTTTGCAGGCTCAGTAGTTGTCCACGGTGTCGGGGGCTGGATTGCACTAGTCGCCGTAATATTCCTTGGCATGCGTAACGGACGGATCCGCGCGGGCAAACATACTAACTTTGCACCATCTAATATCCCATTTCTTGCACTAGGCGCATGGATATTATGTGTTGGTTGGTTCGGCTTTAATGTTATGTCGGCACAAACTATTAATGGTATCAGTGGTTTAGTAGCGATTAACTCTTTAATGGCAATGGCTGGCGGAATATTAGCAGCAATGGTGATGGGTAAAAATGACCCAGGCTTTATTCATAATGGTCCACTGGCGGGCTTAGTCGCGGTTTGTGCTGGTTCAGATTTAATGCATCCCATCGGCGCATTAGCAACGGGTGTTGTGGCTGCTGCAATTTTTGTATGGCTATTTACCTTCATGCAAAACAAAACCAAAATCGATGACGTATTAGGTGTTTGGCCGCTGCATGGCGTGTGTGGAGCATGGGGCGGTATTGCTGCCGGTATCTTTGGACAAACCGCACTAGGCGGAATGGGTGGTGTGAGTTTAACCGTTCAGGTTCTCGGTACGTTACTAGGTATTGCCATTGCTGTATTAGGTTCAATTCTGGTCTATGACACGATTCACAAAGTATCAGGCTTACGTTTAAGCCAAGAAGACGAATATAGCGGTGCCGATTTATCTATCCATAAAATCAGCGCAACCAATGAAGATTAA